The following are encoded in a window of Tessaracoccus flavescens genomic DNA:
- a CDS encoding thioredoxin family protein — protein sequence MPTREITDATLHESVAGNDIVLLDFWAGWCRPCQVFAPIFEEASERHPDILFGKVDTEAQPELAEAFEIASIPTLVAFREGVIVHAEPGAVRGPDLDQLIEAVRGLDMSDLHAEVAAQAGEVSR from the coding sequence ATGCCAACCCGAGAAATCACCGACGCGACGCTCCACGAGAGTGTTGCAGGCAACGACATCGTCCTGCTCGACTTCTGGGCAGGCTGGTGCCGCCCGTGCCAGGTCTTCGCCCCGATCTTCGAGGAGGCCTCCGAGCGCCACCCTGACATCCTGTTCGGGAAGGTGGACACCGAGGCACAGCCTGAACTGGCCGAGGCATTCGAGATCGCCTCCATTCCCACGCTCGTGGCGTTCCGCGAGGGTGTCATCGTCCATGCGGAACCGGGTGCGGTGCGCGGGCCCGACCTCGATCAGTTGATCGAAGCGGTCAGGGGGCTCGACATGAGCGACCTGCACGCCGAGGTCGCCGCCCAGGCGGGGGAGGTGTCTCGATGA
- a CDS encoding arsenate-mycothiol transferase ArsC has translation MTNPTRPSVLFVCVKNAGKSQMAAALMRQACRDAIEVHSAGTRPGSALNAASRGSVERVGGSFEGEFPKAIDAELLRRVDRVVLIGAEAQLAPVEGMRGTIERWTTEEPSLRGIEGDQRMDLIRDDLAARTLELQSDLLAASE, from the coding sequence ATGACCAACCCCACCCGCCCCTCAGTGCTGTTCGTGTGCGTGAAGAACGCCGGTAAGAGCCAGATGGCAGCCGCGCTGATGCGCCAGGCCTGCCGGGACGCAATCGAGGTCCATTCGGCCGGAACGCGACCCGGCAGCGCGCTCAATGCCGCCTCCCGTGGGAGCGTCGAGCGCGTCGGGGGCAGCTTCGAGGGGGAGTTCCCCAAGGCCATCGATGCCGAGCTGCTGCGCCGCGTCGACCGTGTCGTCCTCATCGGAGCCGAGGCCCAGCTGGCCCCCGTCGAGGGAATGCGTGGCACCATCGAGCGCTGGACGACAGAGGAACCCTCCCTGCGCGGCATTGAAGGCGACCAGCGCATGGACCTGATCCGCGACGATCTCGCCGCCCGAACCCTCGAGCTGCAAAGTGACCTGCTGGCCGCGTCGGAGTGA
- a CDS encoding ArsR/SmtB family transcription factor has product MTMSVDLTLDSSTCLPGGATISPQRAEQVALVAKALSDPVRLRIFHHIAASCCSSVCACHLPEVFGVTQPTLSHHLKKLVEAGLVNREMRGRWAHFTPRPEGLAALTTLLGELS; this is encoded by the coding sequence ATGACCATGTCGGTGGACCTGACCCTCGATTCCTCCACCTGCCTGCCTGGCGGGGCCACGATCTCGCCCCAGAGGGCCGAACAGGTTGCCCTTGTCGCCAAGGCGCTGTCGGACCCGGTGCGGCTGCGAATCTTCCACCACATCGCCGCGAGCTGCTGTTCGAGCGTGTGCGCCTGTCACCTCCCGGAGGTCTTCGGCGTGACGCAGCCGACCCTGTCGCACCATCTGAAGAAGCTGGTGGAAGCCGGTCTGGTCAACCGTGAAATGCGTGGACGTTGGGCCCACTTCACTCCTCGACCCGAGGGTCTCGCGGCCCTCACGACCCTCCTGGGAGAACTGTCATGA
- the arsD gene encoding arsenite efflux transporter metallochaperone ArsD, translating to MSVIRVFEPALCCNTGVCGPELDQALVDFTAAVNALKDRGVDIERSNLASDPSLFAQNPVVVNFLQTAGSESLPLTLVDDVTVLTGRHPRLDELERYAGLVDEAPAGGCLSAENPVITTGCCGSSQPTSAPAMGGCCGESTATSTDSDCC from the coding sequence ATGTCGGTCATTCGTGTCTTCGAACCCGCGCTGTGCTGCAACACGGGGGTCTGTGGCCCGGAGCTGGACCAAGCGCTGGTCGACTTCACCGCCGCGGTCAACGCGCTCAAGGACCGTGGAGTAGACATCGAGCGCTCCAACCTGGCCAGTGACCCGTCGCTGTTCGCGCAGAACCCTGTGGTCGTGAACTTCCTCCAGACTGCGGGATCCGAGAGCCTGCCCCTGACCTTGGTCGATGACGTCACGGTGCTGACTGGTCGTCATCCCCGGCTGGACGAGCTCGAGCGCTACGCCGGGTTGGTAGACGAGGCCCCTGCCGGCGGCTGCTTGTCGGCGGAGAATCCCGTGATCACCACGGGCTGCTGCGGATCGTCACAGCCGACGTCCGCTCCGGCAATGGGGGGATGCTGCGGCGAGTCGACGGCAACGTCAACCGACTCGGACTGCTGCTGA
- a CDS encoding TRC40/GET3/ArsA family transport-energizing ATPase: protein MFNFLADAPRHFFFTGKGGVGKTSIACATAVRLARQGKRVLLVSTDPASNVAQVFGVAIGNKVTQIPAVPGLAALEINPDQAAAAYRDKILEPVRAILPIKEIEAITEQLSGSCTTEIASFNEFTDLLADPEMTRDYDHVIFDTAPTGHTIRLLQLPGSWTSYLDNGKGDASCLGPMSGLEKNRATYRAAVQALTDPTRTRLVLIARAQQSTLREVARTLEELAELDIHATNLVVNGQLSASAATDDLSRAIHAREQTALSGMPAALAALPRDTIELKSVNMVGLDALESLLDERVDVAAAEEPQTSGNDVTMPRLAALVDELAQADHGLVMAMGKGGVGKTTLVSIRA from the coding sequence ATGTTCAACTTCCTCGCCGACGCCCCTCGGCACTTCTTCTTCACCGGCAAGGGCGGCGTGGGCAAGACCAGTATCGCGTGCGCGACGGCCGTCCGCCTGGCCCGTCAGGGCAAGCGCGTGCTGCTGGTCAGCACCGACCCTGCCAGCAACGTCGCCCAGGTCTTCGGCGTGGCCATCGGCAACAAGGTCACGCAGATCCCCGCCGTGCCGGGATTGGCCGCGTTGGAGATCAACCCTGACCAGGCGGCTGCCGCCTACCGTGACAAGATCCTCGAGCCGGTACGGGCCATCCTGCCGATCAAGGAGATCGAGGCCATCACCGAGCAACTGTCCGGTTCGTGCACCACGGAGATTGCCTCGTTCAACGAGTTCACCGACCTGCTGGCCGACCCGGAGATGACCCGCGACTACGACCACGTGATCTTCGACACGGCACCCACAGGTCACACCATCCGCCTGCTGCAGCTGCCCGGCAGCTGGACCAGCTACCTCGACAACGGCAAGGGCGACGCCTCCTGCTTGGGACCGATGAGCGGGCTGGAGAAGAACCGCGCCACCTACCGTGCCGCGGTCCAGGCCTTGACCGATCCGACGCGCACCCGACTGGTGCTCATCGCCCGGGCCCAACAGTCCACCCTGCGTGAGGTGGCTCGCACCCTCGAGGAACTGGCCGAGCTCGACATCCATGCGACCAACCTCGTGGTCAACGGCCAGCTCTCGGCATCCGCCGCGACCGATGACCTCTCGCGTGCCATCCACGCCCGCGAGCAGACGGCCCTCAGCGGAATGCCGGCAGCGTTGGCGGCACTGCCACGCGACACCATCGAGCTCAAGTCGGTCAACATGGTCGGCCTCGACGCTCTCGAATCCCTGCTCGACGAGCGCGTCGACGTCGCCGCTGCCGAGGAACCACAGACCAGCGGGAACGATGTGACGATGCCCCGTCTTGCCGCTCTGGTTGATGAGCTGGCCCAGGCAGACCACGGCCTGGTGATGGCCATGGGCAAGGGAGGTGTCGGCAAGACGACCCTGGTGAGTATTCGAGCCTGA